In the Dioscorea cayenensis subsp. rotundata cultivar TDr96_F1 chromosome 12, TDr96_F1_v2_PseudoChromosome.rev07_lg8_w22 25.fasta, whole genome shotgun sequence genome, one interval contains:
- the LOC120273200 gene encoding pheromone-processing carboxypeptidase KEX1-like, translating into MEVEKEVDGEKGSQSDNDIEGVMEAATEKKCEGEKDIEGGNDTTGEKNDKSDKDVEADEDAAGEKDNKDNDVDDVKDAETAKDTNNNTKHAKEEKNTVAVKGDNNESAVEDATHDEAREEEKENKDNAHESDNPITADVEKNV; encoded by the coding sequence ATGGAAGTCGAGAAGGAGGTCGACGGAGAGAAGGGCAGCCAAAGTGACAATGATATAGAAGGTGTGATGGAGGCCGCCACGGAGAAGAAATGCGAAGGTGAGAAGGATATAGAAGGTGGGAATGACACTACCGGGGAGAAGAACGATAAAAGTGACAAAGACGTAGAAGCTGACGAGGACGCTGCCGGAGAGAAGGACAACAAAGATAATGATGTCGACGATGTAAAGGATGCCGAGACTGCGAAGGACACCAACAATAACACGAAGCATGCCAAAGAAGAGAAGAACACCGTCGCTGTCAAGGGTGACAATAATGAATCCGCTGTTGAAGATGCTACCCATGATGAAGCGAGGGAGGAAGAAAAGGAGAACAAGGATAATGCGCACGAGTCTGACAATCCAATCACCGCCgatgttgaaaaaaatgtataa
- the LOC120273201 gene encoding uncharacterized protein LOC120273201: MQATHICDGGIGTTAHPEASKKWVSERVIQKLKETPLYRAVDIQKDILRIHGVCLPCKHAWMGKEVARLVIYGSEVSSYDLLLWYADKVFATNSSSVVAIENDGERFKRGFFFSFGACLLGFKHVCRPLCFIDGTYLLAKYGRILLSATAKDGNKGLFHVAFTIVDNETDVNCTWFFAILGEALYSQDTYDEIITFISDRSKGLVNAVTRVFPSSPHGYYLRHLEANFMKTNSSIGKALRMQCWVVIMKIAYAYTLKEFDDAVVNLHVYQSMYSLG; encoded by the coding sequence ATGCAAGCAACTCACATTTGTGATGGAGGAATTGGTACGACAGCCCATCCGGAAGCAAGCAAAAAGTGGGTTTCTGAACGTgtcatacaaaaattaaaagaaacaccaTTATACAGAGCTGTTGACATACAGAAAGATATATTGCGTATCCACGGTGTTTGTCTTCCATGTAAGCACGCTTGGATGGGGAAAGAGGTTGCGAGGTTAGTGATCTATGGTAGTGAGGTTAGTAGCTATGACTTGCTTCTATGGTACGCAGATAAAGTATTCGCGACAAATTCCAGTAGCGTTGTAGCTATTGAAAATGACGGCGAGCGGTTTAAgcgtgggttttttttttcattcggGGCTTGTTTATTGGGGTTCAAGCATGTGTGCAGGCCATTATGTTTTATTGATGGAACCTATTTGCTAGCCAAGTATGGCAGGATTCTGCTAAGTGCTACAGCCAAAGATGGCAATAAAGGTCTATTCCATGTAGCATTTACTATCGTCGATAATGAAACTGATGTGAACTGTACTTGGTTTTTTGCTATTCTTGGGGAGGCCTTATACAGTCAAGATACCTATGAtgaaattataacattcatatcAGATCGATCTAAGGGCTTGGTCAATGCCGTCACGCGAGTCTTCCCCTCATCGCCACATGGTTATTACCTACGACATTTAGAGGCGAACTTCATGAAGACCAACTCTAGCATCGGTAAAGCTTTGCGAATGCAATGCTGGGTAGTAATCATGAAAATTGCGTATGCATACACTTTGAAAGAGTTTGATGATGCAGTCGTGAACTTGCATGTTTATCAGTCGATGTACTCGCTTGGTTGA